Below is a window of Pseudomonas sp. B21-040 DNA.
GGGTATCGAATGCCTGCTCACCGAAGACGCGGGAATGGCGCGGGAAATGGCCGTCCAGCTGGATGGCATGAACCAGGACCGCAAATCCATCGAGCAGGGCATGCAGCGTGAAGCGCTGGCGCAACTGAAGGATTTGCCGGTCGAGTCGATGCCGTTCGGCTTATGCCTGTTCGACCCCGAATGGCACCAAGGGGTCATCGGGATCCTTGCTTCGCGTATGAAAGAGCGCTATTTCCGTCCGACGATCGCCTTTGCCGATGCGGGCGATGGTTTGCTCAAGGGCTCGGGGCGTTCGGTTCAGGGCTTCCACATTCGCGACGCGTTGAGCGTGGTGGCAGCGCAGCATCCGAACCTGATCAGCAAATACGGCGGTCATGCCATGGCGGCTGGCCTGACGCTGCCGGAAGCGAATTTTCCGCTGTTCGCCGAGGCCTTTGACGCCGAAGTGCGGCGACAATTGCGTGAAGAAGACCTGACCGGGCGCCTGCTGTCGGACGGCACGCTGGCGGTCGAAGAGTTCCACCTCGAGCTGGCGCGTGCCCTGCGACATGCCGGTCCTTGGGGGCAGCACTTCCCGGAGCCATTGTTCCATGGCGTGTTCCAATTGGTCGAGCAGCGCGTGGTCGGCGAACGTCACCTCAAAGTGGTACTGAAAAGCGAATGCGGTTCGGTCAAACTCGACGGTATCGCCTTCGGCGTCGACCGCGATATTTGGCCGAACCCGACCATCAAGTGGGTGGAATTGGCCTACAAGCTCGACCTCAACGAGTTCCGTGGCAACGAAACCGTTCAGCTGATGATTGTCCACATCGAACCGCGTTGACTCCATCGCGGGCTTGCCCGCGATAGCAAACTTTCTGACCCCCAATTCATCTGAACCCTCCCTCATCCCCCGATGTCGACTAGGCTCTAATCACTGCTTGATTATCCTTGTGACGTCTTGTCGAATTTTTTGCCCGCGGGGGCGGGTGCTGCGCCTTTTTCATGTCACTCGTCGACTTTTCAAACAGAACCCTGGAGCCTGCCCACTGATACGAGAGGTGACCCATGAGTCTGCTGCTTGAACCCTATACCCTGCGTCAATTGACCCTGCTCAACCGTATTGCGGTCTCTCCGATGTGCCAGTACTCCAGCGTCGATGGGCTGGCCAATGACTGGCACCTCGTCCACCTCGGCAGTCGCGCTGTCGGCGGTGCCGGCCTGGTGTTTACCGAAGCCACGGCGGTCACCGCCGACGGGCGCATCACCGACCAGGACCTCGGCCTGTGGAACGACGAACAGATCGAACCCCTGCAACGCATCACGCGCTTTATCGCCGCCCAGGGATCTGTGGCCGGTATCCAGTTGGCGCACGCCGGGCGCAAGGCCAGCACCCATCGGCCGTGGCTCGGCAAACATGGCAGCGTCAAGCCCGAAGACGGTGGCTGGGTGCCGGTGGGGCCTTCGACGATTGCATTTGACCCGCAGCACACCCACCCACGGCAGCTCGATGAAAGCGAGATCGCCGAGGTCGTCCAGGCTTTTGTTGACTCGGCCCGGCGCGCACTGACCGCTGGTTTCAAAGTGGTCGAAATACACGCCGCCCACGGTTACCTGTTGCATCAATTTCTTTCGCCCCTGAGCAATCAGCGACGCGATCAATTTGGCGGTTCGTTCGAGAACCGGATTCGGCTGGTGCTGCAAGTCACTGAAGCGGTGCGTGCGGTATGGCCTGAAGAGCTGCCGCTGTTCGTGCGGGTGTCGGCTACCGATTGGGTGGAAGACGGCTGGAACCCGGATGAAACGGTAGAGCTGGCGCGACGCCTCAAGGCGTTGGGCGTGGACCTGATTGACGTTTCCTCGGGCGGTACGGCAGCCAATGCCGAAATTCCGACAGGGCCCGGTTATCAAACCCGCTTCGCTGAGCGTGTGCGCAAGGAGTCGGGCATTGCCACTGGCACGGTTGGAATGATTACCGAGCCGGCGCAGGCCGAGCACATTTTGCGCACCTGTCAGGCGGACATCATCTTCCTGGCCCGTGAGTTGTTGCGCGACCCGTATTGGCCGCTGCATGCCGATGATGACCTGGGTGGACGCAAGGCCATCTGGCCGGCGCAATACCAACGCGCGACCCATCGGGAGCAGCCGATTCATGAGTCGGATTTGCGTGACTGATTGACGCTGTAAAACCAAAAAGCCCCGGTCGAGTTGACTGGGGCTTTTGCGTTTCTGTGCACTGAGGTTTGTTGTCTGTCAGGCCCTCATCGCGAGCCCAGACAACCATTAACTGTCAGGTGTACTTACGCTTATCCGGCGCCGGCGGGAAATACTGATACAACCAGGTTTCACTCAACGTCCGGTCATTGGTTCGAATGAACAACCGCAGCTCCACCGGCTCGACGCTGTCATTGGTCGGGAACCAGTCGAAGGTGATGCGGTAACCCTTGATGTCATCGAGCACCAGCACGTTGAAATCCTTCACCTGCCCGTTCGAGCACGTCACCACCGGCTCGATCCCGGCACCTTCGGGCAAGCGATCGAGGCCGCCGCCGGTGAAGTCCACGGCAAAACGCCGCGCCCAGACTTCGGGGTAGTGCTCGCCCGGCGCCCAGCCCTCGGTGAAGCCGCCCATGCCCGAGCGGGTGGCGTTGACCCGAGCCAATGGCGTGCCGACCGGTGGCAGCGCGCTCCAGTACAGCTTGTAGCCATAGTTCAGGGAGTCACCGGCCGCGACCGGTTTTTTCGGGGTCCAGAACGCGACGATGTTATCCAGTGTCTCACCGGTCGTAGGAATTTCCAGCAGATCGATAGAGCCTTCGCCCCACGCGGTCGTAGGTTCTACCCACAGGCTCGGACGCTTGCTGTACCAGTCGACCGTGTCCTGATAGCTGGCGAATTCATGGTCCGTCTGCACCAGGCCGAAGCCTTTGGGATCGGTGTCGGCGAAGGCGTTGAATTGCAGTTTCGCCGGGTTGTTCAGTGGGCGGCAGATCCACTCGCCGTTACCGCGCCACATCGCCAGACGGTCCGAGTCGTGAATCTGCGGGTGAATGGTGTCGCACATGCGCCGTTCATGGGTGCCACAGCTGAACATGCTGGTCATGGGCGCGATCCCCAGTTGCTCGATGGCAGTACGCGCGTTGACGTGGGCATCGACCGCCATGACCACCTGATTGGCCTGGCAATCGATGTCAAAACGGTAAGCGCCGGTGGCGCTCGGCGAATCCAGCAGGGCATAGACCACAAAACGGGTGCTGTCCTTGTCCGGAGTCTCGAACCAGAACTTGGTGAAGTCCGGAAATTCCTCGCGCTTCTTTGCGTAGGTATCGATTGCCAGGCCGCGTGCCGACAGCCCGTATTGCCCGGTGCTATCCACCGCTCGGAAATAACTCGCGCCAAGGAAGGACAGCACATCGTGCCTGTCCAGCTCCGGGGCCTTGAACAGCTTGAACCCGGAAAACCCCAAATCGCCCGTCAGTTGTTTGGTGTCGACCGTGGTTTTTTCATAGTTGAACAGGGAAGGGCGGAAATGCACCTCGCGCGCCTGACGCGTCTTGGGATCGACGCTGTACATGCGAACCGGCTGCTTGAACCCCATGCCGACGTGGAAAAACTGCACGTCCAGCTGACCGTTCAGGTCTTTCCACAGCGAATGGTTCGCGTCGTAGCGGATGGCGTTGAAATTCTGCGGCGTCATGGTCGCCAGCGTTGGCGGCAGCACCTGCTTGGTGTCCTGATAGCGGTTGCCGGCAAGTTGCTTGGCCTGAATTTTCAGTGCTTCGAAATCGAAGGCCTGGGCCTCGCCATCCGCTGTGCCATTGCCCGCCCAGGCGCGGGCGGCCAACAGGCCGGTGGCAGACAAACCGGTGTAAGCCGCGATGGCCATGGACGCTTTGAGCAAGTTCCTGCGATGCATAAGTACAACCTGTCGTGAACAATCCCGCGCCGTTCCTGGCACGTGCTGGATCAAAAATATCGGTTCGGACATGCCTTCGGCCAAACGCAACGGACTTTAAACAGATGCCAAATAGCTTAAACCGTTCGATTGCAGACAAGAATTGATGGGTAACACTTTGTCAGTGCAGCAATGAAACAAGAAATGTCGGTGAAGTTTTCCGACAGTACTTTCTGATTTATAGGGCATTTCTGCTTTTTTTGACTAATTACTCTAAAAATCGCTTTTCAGCGCGCAGATAGTTTCTATTCTGTGGTCATGACCGGTTTCTGCCCTTCAGGCCGGCGACTGATGAAGAGGAAAGGGCGATGCGGTTTTTGAAGTTTCCACAGACCTATAGAAGGACATCGTCCATGACGAAAGTACAAGGACTCACCGATATGTTAGGAATCCTTCCGTGCCTGGCGAGTGGCCGGCGAAGGCGTCGGCTCAGCCCGGATGAGCTGAAGTTGTTGCAACGGTATCGCGAGCTGTCGGAGAGCGACCGGATTGCGATGCGGTATCTGGTGGATGCGATGCGGAGTGTTTCGCGGTTTTGAAGGTTTGAGATTAAGTCTTGTTGGAAAGCCAAGGGGCGGACTGTGAAGTCCGCCCCTTTTTCATCTTTTACCCTGTCTTCAACTGCAAGTGCCCATGATCTTGAAGGGTCGTTGTACTTGCATCAGGTCAGGCATGTCCCGCCATTTGATCCAGGCTTGATGTTGTCAATGCAGCAGCGGCACTGAGATGCCTGCCCATTGCAATGAACTCAGGCTTGGAATGTTATCCACAGCAGCTTTCGACTCACGCAGGGTAGGTATGACCTCGTTGCTCAGCCATTGGCGCAAGTTTCGGTTTTCCGGGACGAAATGGTGAACCAGCAGGGCGTACATCCCAGATTCGCTGACCATCAACGATTCAATGGTTTTGCCGTTCCTCAGCTACAAGACCTGTTGGCGCTGATCGGGATCGAGCTTCAGGGTGAGGCGTTGATCCAGAGGGCGGCCCATCAGGCGACCGAGGTCCTGGACGCAGAACCAAGCCTGGTTGGCGTGCATGAAGGTGTGAAGAAAGCGGTTGTGGCGGGTGAAGACGGTTGGGGTGAAATGAGGATGGATTTTGGACGGATTTAGCGTGTGCTCAAGCATTTTCGACTCCATGTTGAAAAGGAGCCGCCACTGATCCTTCGACAGATTTGGGTGGCGGACCGTGCGGCGTTCGAAGTCGGGACATTCTCGATCAACATGAAGCCAAGAGGCCCGCGCCACACGGCCCACCATAAAGCGAAACTGATAGGCAAAAAATTGCCCCAGTTCATATGGGGGCGCGGATGCGCCATGTTGATAGTGTTCCGGCTTCGACCCCGGGTCGCTGATTTGGCAGCGACGAGGTAAAGCCTATCTCTCAGGCGCTCGCGGCGCCAAGTCTACTCTGGCGACGCATGCCGTAGGAATGGGGCTTTTAACTTGAAGGCTCGGGCTGTAGGAATTTCCTGTTTTTGCTTGAAATGCACTGATGCAGCATCCCAGCCCAGGTTTTTCCTATAGTTTTTTCGTTTTCAGGAACGAACTGCAGGTTTGCTACATGTTGATCGAATTCTCTGTTTCCAACTATCGCTCCTTCCGTGACAAACAAACCCTGTCCATGGCTGCGACGCCGCGCTTGAGCAAAAAGCGCAACCTGTTCGCGCCGCCGGTAAATGGAGAAAAACTGCCGGATTTGTTGAAGGTGGCGGCGATCTACGGGCCGAATGCGTCTGGTAAATCTTCGCTCATTCGGGCGATGGGAATCATCGGACAGTTGCTCACAGCATTACCGTCCTCAAATGATGAACCGCTACCGGTTTCGCCCTTTCGTTTTGACCCGAAACTCCAACATGAACCCAGTTGTTTTGAGTACAACTTCATTCAACGCGGGCTCCGATATCGGTTTGTTCTGCGCCTGACTGCTCTGCGGATTATCGAGGAACAACTGGTTTCATACCCCAAAGGCAAGGAAGTGCTGCTGTATCAGCGTCGTTTTGCGGAGGAGGGTGAGCAGTATATTTTTGGAGCACACCTTGAGGGTGGTAAAGAAGTCCACAATGCGTGGCGGCGTCTGACGAGCCCCAAAACATTGTTTATTTCGCAGGCGATAGCGAACAGTAGCGAAGAGCTGACCCAGTTGCGGGGTCCGTTTGGCTGGTTTCAAACCGGTCTACTCGTGATCGAGCAGAACAACTTCATGGGGCTGTCAGCCGCGTCCATCAGATTTCTGAAGATTGCTTCGGATCACACCGGCAATTTGCGAGATTTTCTAAAGGATGTGGATATCCCTGTGTCAGCTATCCACCTCAACACCGAAGACGCGGAATCTGTTCAACCTGCAAAAAAACTCACGCTGAAAGAGTTCTTTGCGGCCGCCCAAAAAGACAAAGTTACCCTGACGCATACGAGCCTTCTTGGAAAAGCCGAATTCGATTTTTCAGAGGAGTCGGGGGGTACAAAAAACCTGATCGGATTCTGGCTGCCCTGGTTCATGATCAATCACGCCGATGGGAGCGGGATTCTTTCTGTCGATGAGTTGGACAGCAGCCTTCACCCTTCAATCGTTGATGACCTGATTGAGAAACACTTGGACAGTGGGCTGGATACTCAACTGATCTTTACCACCCATGACACTCATCTAATGAACGCCAAAACACTTCGGCGCGATCAGTTCTGGATCACCGAGCGCGATGCCAACGGTGCAACCTGTCTTTATTCGGTTCACGATTTTGAAGGACGAGAAGGAGAGGACGTCGAGAAGCGCTACTTTGAAGGCCGTTATCGCGGATTACCGTTGATAAGGCGGGGCTGATCATGGCACGCCCTATACGGCTGTTTGATCGAAAGGCATCCCGGTTCAAGCCTCAACCCAAAGTGCTGATTCTCTGTGAAGACAGCAAGTCAGGAAAACGATACCTGGAAGAGGCCGCATTTCATTTTCGCGCCAATGCTCAAGTGGACATTGCCCACTGCGGCATCACACACCCAAGTGGCATTGTAAAAACAGCCATCGCCCGTCAGAAAGGATTCGATAAGGTGTTTTGTGCCTTGGATCGCGATACGCATTTGTGTTTTGAGCGAGCCATTGATCTGGCAAGGCCGCATCCGAAAATCAAAGTTATCGCTTCATACCCCTGTTTTGAGTTTTGGCTTCTTCTGCATTTCGGGTTCAATCGAAAGCCTTTTCGTGCGGTCGGGAAGTGCTCTCCAGGCGACTTGGTAGCCAAGAGCCTCAGAGAAAAGCCCAACATGGATAAGTATGCGAAGGGCGAAGACATCAACTATTTCGCCAAACTCTTGGGGGAGCCATTTCAAAGGGCAAGAGCTTTAGCGCCAAAGATTATCGAGGATGTCGCCATTAGCGGCGAAGCCAACCCGAGTACCGAAATCCATCTATTGATGGACGAGTTTGAAAGTCTCTCCAAACCTCAACCGATTTAACACCACCAACCCAGCCCGCATCGCTGCGGGCTGAGAAAGTACCTTTACCGACTAACCTTCCACGCATCCCCCGCAGGCGCAGTCCCGTGGTCATACGGCTTGGCAATCCACATGTACAACAACCCCAGGCCAATCACGATGGCCGTGCTCAGCACCATGGCGTAGTTGATGTACCACGCCGCATCCGGCGTACGCGGCCAGGCCATGTTGATGATTGCGCCAATGCCATACGCCAGCGCGCCGATGTTCACGATCCAGCCCCACGCACCGAGGGTGAATTTTCCGCTTGGTTTCCAGCCTTTCATACGGGCATAGAGAGCCCCGAGCACGATCATCTGGAACGCCAGGTAGATGCCGATGGCCGCGAAGCTGACGATGGTTGCTACCGCGTCCTGCAGGAAGAAGCCCAGCACGATGATCAGCGCCGGCAGGACGCCGGACACGAATAGCGCTGCAACCGGAACCTGGGTCGTAGGAGAAATCTTCTTCAGCAGTGAGCTACCGATGACCATTTCATCCCGAGCGTAGGAATACAGCAGACGACTCGCCGCCGCTTGCAGGCTGATGACGCAGGAGATGAAGGAAATCATCACCACGCCCATCACCACTTTTGAGCCGACCGGGCCGAAGGCGTTGTTGAGGATTGTGGTGACCGGGTCCTTGTCGGTGCCGTTGATCACGGCTTGCATGTCCGGCACGGCGAGGATCAGTGCCAGGCAAGCAAACATTGCCGCGATGCCGCCGATGTAGATGGTCATGCGCATGGCCACCGGGATTTTCTTGCTCGGGTTCGGGGTTTCTTCGGCCACATCGCCGCAGGCCTCGAAGCCGTAGTACAGGAACATCCCCGCCAGCGAAGCGGTCAGGAAGGCTGGCAGGTACGAGCCGTCAACACTGATGTCGAAGGTGTTGAACAACACGCTGAGCGGTTGATGACGTTCGAAGACCAGCAGGTAAACGCCGACGATCACCGCGCCCACCAATTCACACAGGAAGCCGAACATGGCGATGCGCGCCAGCACCTTGGTGCCGCTGAGGTTGACCAACGTGGCAAACAGCGTCAGCAACAGCGCGATGATGATGTTGGTGTTGTTGCTCGGTTCAAAACCCATCATGGCCGCCAGGTACGGACCGGCACCCACGGCAACCGCGGCGATGGTCACGCACAGGGCGATGGAGTAGATCCAGCCGACCATCCACGCCCAGCGCTTGCCCACTAAACGACGGGCCCACGGGTAGACGCCACCGGAAATCGGGAATTGCGAAACCACTTCACCGAAGATCAGGCACACCAGCAACTGGCCGCATCCGACCAGCAAATAGGCCCAGAACATCGGTGGTCCACCAGCGGCGAGGCACAGGCCGAAGAGGGTATAAACCCCTACGACGGGCGAGAGGTACGTGAAGCCCAGGGCGAAGTTTTCCCACAGGCTCATGCTGCGATTGAAGTTCGACGTGTAACCCAGTTTGCGTAACTGCTCGGCGTCGCTGTCAGCGACGGGGACAGCAAGTTCGGGTGTTGTATCCATGGTGTTAGCTCCGGAAAATCGGCAGATTTCGGATGTCCGAAACCGTGGCGGGGCCATGACGGCACTGCCCGGATCGGTGGTTATTGTTTTGACTTCTTTGGTTTGGTGCCTGGTGGTGCGGGTGCCGGTTTCTTCCTTGAGTTTGCGGTGACGCCATCGCGGCGGTGCGGCGATCCGACAAGCCCGGCTCCTACAGGTATTGCAGTGAACCTGTAGGAGCAAAGCTTGCTCGCGATGTTTTTAATGCTTGAACATCACATGCCGGACGACGGTGTAGTCCTCCAGCCCGTACATCGACATGTCTTTGCCATAACCGGACAGTTTCTGACCGCCGTGAGGCATTTCGCTGACCAGCATGAAGTGCGTATTCACCCAGGTGCAGCCGTACTGCAAGCGGGCAGACATGCGATGCGCGCGACCGACATCCGCCGTCCAGACCGACGACGCCAGGCCGTAGTCCGAATCATTGGCCCAGCCCAGCACTTGGGCTTCATCGCTGAACTTTGTGACCGACACCACAGGCCCGAACACTTCGCGGCGAACAATTTCGTCATCCTGCTGGGCGTCGGCCAGTACGGTCGGCTCGAAGAAGAAGCCATTGCCGTCCACCGACTTGCCGCCGGTGATCAAACGGATGTGCGGTTGTGCAATGGCGCGCTCGACAAACCCGGCCACGCGGTCGCGATGTTGGGTGGTGATCAACGGCCCCAGTTCGGTCGACGGATCATCCTGCAAGCCGTACTTGATGCTGCTGACCGCCTCGCCGAGCTTCTCGACGAATTTTTCGTAGATGCCTGCCTGCGCATAGATGCGGCATGCCGCCGTGCAGTCCTGACCGGCGTTGTAGAAACCAAAGGTGCGGATGCCTTCCACGGCGGCGTCGATGTCGGCGTCGTCAAAGATGATCACCGGGGCTTTGCCGCCCAGTTCCATGTGCATGCGTTTAACCGTATCGGCGGTGCTGGAAATGATGTTCGAGCCGGTGGCGATCGAACCGGTCAGCGACACCATGCGCACTTTCGGGTGCGTCACCAACGGGCTGCCCACGGTAGGACCACGGCCAAACACCAGGTTGAGCACGCCGGCCGGGAAAATTTCCGACGCCAGTTCGGCCAGGCGCAGGGCGGTCAGCGGGGTTTGTTCCGACGGCTTGAGCACCACGGTATTACCGGCGGCCAGGGCCGGGGCGATTTTCCAGGCGACCATCATCAGCGGGTAGTTCCACGGCGCGATGGAGGCGATCACGCCCACCGGATCGCGGCGGATCATCGAGGTATGGCCCGGCAGGTATTCACCGCCCGCCGAACCGCTCATGCAACGGCTGGCGCCGGCGAAGAAGCGGAACACGTCGGCAATCGCCGGGATCTCGTCATTCAACGCGGCGCTGTACGGTTTGCCGCAGTTGTCCGATTCCAGTTTGGCCAGTTCTTCGCCATGGGCTTCGATGGCGTCGGCGAGTTTGAGCAGCAGCAGCGAGCGTTCTTTGGGCGGGGTTTGCGACCAGCTGTCGAACGCGGCATCCGCCGCACGCACGGCGGCATCGACCTGGGCTTCGCTGGCTTCGTTGATTTCGATCAGCACACGACCCAGGGCCGGGTTGAACACGGGTTGGGCGGGGCCTTCGCCGTCGATTAGTTGGCCGTTGATCAAGAGTTTGGTTTGCATGGCATTGTCCTCATTGACGCTTTTATTTTTCTGTCTGAACCGGCTCTAAATGTAGGAGTGAGACCGGCTTGCCGGCGATAGCGGTCTTACAGTCGACATCACTGTTGAAAGACAGTCAGTCATCGCGAGCAGGCTCACTCCTACAGAGATTCGGTTCCTTCAGTGGTTATTCGGTTATTTCCCGCCGCTGCCCGCGACGCTCTCACCGCCCCGGGTCAGGTAATAGGCGCCGAGGATCGGCAGCATGGTCACGATCATCACCAGCATCGCGACGACGTTGGTCACCGGCACGTCCCGTGGGCGGCTGAGCTGGTTGAGCAGCCACAGCGGCAAGGTGCGTTCATGGCCGGCGGTGAAGGTGGTGACGATAATTTCGTCGAACGACAAGGCAAAGGCGAGCATGCCGCCGGCCAGCAACGCCGAGCCGAGGTTCGGCAGGACGATGTAGCGGAAGGTCTGCCAGCCATCGGCGCCGAGGTCCATGGACGCTTCGATCAGGCTGTGTGAAGTACGGCGCAAACGGGCGATGACGTTGTTGTAGACGATCACCACGCAGAAGGTCGCGTGGCCGACGATGATGGTGAACATCCCCGGCTCGATCCCCAAGGTCTTGAAGGTCGCCAGCAAGGCGATCCCGGTGATGATCCCCGGCAACGCAATCGGCAGGATCAGCATCAGCGAAATGCCTTGCTTGCCAAAGAAGTCGCGCCGGTACAACGCCGCTGAAGCCAGCGTGCCGAGGACCATGGCGATCAGCGTGGCGATCGAAGCGATCTGCAACGACAACTTGATCGCTTCCAGCACGTCGGGGCGCGAGAACGCCACGCCGATCCACTTCAGGGTGAAACCCTTGGGCGGAAAGCTGAAAGCCGCGTCTTCGGTATTGAAGGCGTACATGAAGATGATCAGGATCGGGAAGTGCAAAAACACCAATCCGCCCCAGGCTGCGATTTTCAGGCCCCAAGAGGCTTTGTCAGAGTGCATCGAAGGCCCCCAGTCGTTTGACGATGGACAGGTAAATGGCGATCAGCACAATTGGCACCAGCGTGAAGGCCGCGGCCATCGGCATGTTGCCGATCGCGCCTTGCTGGGCGTACACCATGCTGCCGACGAAGTAGCCCGGCGGGCCGACCAGTTGCGGCACGATGAAGTCGCCCAGGGTCAGCGAGAATGTGAAGATCGAACCGGCGGCGATGCCGGGAATCGAGAGCGGCAGAATCACTTGCATGAAGGTCTGGCGTGGCTTGGCGCCAAGGTCGGCCGAGGCTTGCAGCAAGGACGGCGGCAGACGTTCCAGCGATGCCTGGATCGGCAGAATCATGAACGGCAACCAGATGTAGACGAACACCATGAAGCGCCCCAGGTGCGAGGTCGACAAGGTGCTGCCGCCCACGGCCGGAATGCCCAGCACAAACTGCAACACCGGCTCCAGCCCCATGTGTTGAACGAACCACTGCGCGACGCCGCCCTTGGCCAGCAGCAAGGTCCAGGCATACGCCTTGACGATGTAACTGGCCCACATCGGCATCATCACCGCGATGTAGAAAAACGCCTTGGTCTTGCCGGTGGTGTAGCGCGCCATGTAGTAGGCAATCGGGAACGCGACGATGGCGCTGGCAATCGACACGACGACAGCCATGCTCAAGGTGCGCAGGATGATGTCGAAGTTCGACGGCTGAAACAGCGCTGCGAAGTTCGCCAGGGTCAGGTCGGGTGTGACCGCCATGGTGAAGTCATCGAAGGTGTAGAAGCCTTGCCACAGCAGCACCAGCAACGAGCCGAGATAGATCGCGCCGAACCACAGCAGTGGCGGCACCAGCAGCAATGACAGGTAAAAATTCGGCCGGCGATACAGCAGGTTGGAAAACCTGCGCAACGGCGAGCCGCCGGCCGGGGTTTGAGGGATAACCACGCTGGTCATTTCACACCCCGCCGGCAACGGTGTCGTGCAGCGGGATCATCGCTTCCCGTGCCCAGCGAGCACTGATGCGTTGCCCGGTCTGGTGCTGGGCGCTGACGTCCAGCCATTGATTGTTGGCCTGGCTGATGTTCAGGGTCTGG
It encodes the following:
- a CDS encoding ABC transporter permease — translated: MTSVVIPQTPAGGSPLRRFSNLLYRRPNFYLSLLLVPPLLWFGAIYLGSLLVLLWQGFYTFDDFTMAVTPDLTLANFAALFQPSNFDIILRTLSMAVVVSIASAIVAFPIAYYMARYTTGKTKAFFYIAVMMPMWASYIVKAYAWTLLLAKGGVAQWFVQHMGLEPVLQFVLGIPAVGGSTLSTSHLGRFMVFVYIWLPFMILPIQASLERLPPSLLQASADLGAKPRQTFMQVILPLSIPGIAAGSIFTFSLTLGDFIVPQLVGPPGYFVGSMVYAQQGAIGNMPMAAAFTLVPIVLIAIYLSIVKRLGAFDAL